A section of the Acanthochromis polyacanthus isolate Apoly-LR-REF ecotype Palm Island chromosome 1, KAUST_Apoly_ChrSc, whole genome shotgun sequence genome encodes:
- the gale gene encoding UDP-glucose 4-epimerase isoform X1, whose product MAEKVLVTGGGGYIGSHCVLELIEAGYQPVVVDNFSNAVRGEGDVPESIRRIEKLLNTSIEFHELDLLDRPGLEKLFKKHSFSAVMHFAGLKAVGESVEQPLRYYRVNLTASMNLLEVMQAHKVHNVVFSSSATVYGDPQHLPIDEQHPVGGCTNPYGKTKFFIEEMIKDHCTAEKDWNAVLLRYFNPIGAHSSGLIGEDPQGIPNNLLPYVAQVAVGRRKCLSVFGNDYDTPDGTGVRDYIHVVDLAKGHIAALKKLKDDCGCKVYNLGTGRGYSVLQMVKAMEKASGKEIAYKIAPRRGGDIASCYADPQLAEKELGWKAQFDLEKMCEDLWRWQSMNPTGFTNGTAS is encoded by the exons ATGGCAGAAAAGGTGCTGGTCACAGGTGGAGGGGGCTACATTGGGAGTCACTGTGTGCTGGAGCTTATTGAAGCAGGATACCAGCCAGTCGTAGTGGATAACTTCAGCAACGCTGTACGAG GAGAAGGGGATGTACCAGAGAGCATACGTAGGATAGAGAAGCTCTTGAATACCAGCATTGAGTTTCATGAACTTGACCTCCTGGACCGACCTGGCTTagaaaaacttttcaaaaaG CATTCTTTCAGCGCTGTGATGCACTTTGCGGGCCTGAAAGCTGTCGGGGAGTCGGTGGAGCAGCCGCTCCGCTACTACAGAGTCAACCTCACCGCCTCCATGAACCTGCTCGAG GTGATGCAGGCTCACAAGGTGCACAATGTGGTCTTcagcagctcagccacagtgTACGGAGACCCCCAGCACCTCCCTATTGATGAGCAGCACCCAGTAGGGGGCTGCACCAACCCCTACGGCAAGACCAAGTTCTTCATCGAGGAGATGATCAAGGATCACTGTACAGCTGAGAAG GACTGGAATGCAGTGCTCCTGCGTTATTTCAACCCAATTGGAGCTCATTCCTCTGGTCTGATTGGAGAGGACCCTCAGGGTATCCCTAACAACCTGCTGCCATATGTTGCCCAG GTTGCAGTTGGGAGAAGAAAGTGTCTCAGTGTGTTTGGAAATGACTACGACACACCTGATGGCACCG GTGTGCGGGATTACATCCATGTCGTCGATCTAGCAAAGGGACACATAGCAGCTCTGAAGAAGCTGAAGGACGACTGCGGATGCAAG gtTTACAACCTTGGAACAGGAAGAGGCTACTCTGTGCTCCAGATGGTGAAAGCCATGGAGAAGGCATCAGGGAAAGAG ATCGCATACAAGATCGCCCCTCGTAGAGGCGGAGACATCGCATCCTGCTACGCTGACCCTCAGCTAGCCGAGAAGGAACTCGGCTGGAAGGCTCAGTTCGACTTGGAAAAAATGT GTGAGGATCTGTGGCGCTGGCAGTCCATGAACCCCACCGGCTTCACCAACGGCACGGCCTCTTGA
- the gale gene encoding UDP-glucose 4-epimerase isoform X3: MAEKVLVTGGGGYIGSHCVLELIEAGYQPVVVDNFSNAVRGDVPESIRRIEKLLNTSIEFHELDLLDRPGLEKLFKKHSFSAVMHFAGLKAVGESVEQPLRYYRVNLTASMNLLEVMQAHKVHNVVFSSSATVYGDPQHLPIDEQHPVGGCTNPYGKTKFFIEEMIKDHCTAEKDWNAVLLRYFNPIGAHSSGLIGEDPQGIPNNLLPYVAQVAVGRRKCLSVFGNDYDTPDGTGVRDYIHVVDLAKGHIAALKKLKDDCGCKVYNLGTGRGYSVLQMVKAMEKASGKEIAYKIAPRRGGDIASCYADPQLAEKELGWKAQFDLEKMCEDLWRWQSMNPTGFTNGTAS; encoded by the exons ATGGCAGAAAAGGTGCTGGTCACAGGTGGAGGGGGCTACATTGGGAGTCACTGTGTGCTGGAGCTTATTGAAGCAGGATACCAGCCAGTCGTAGTGGATAACTTCAGCAACGCTGTACGAG GGGATGTACCAGAGAGCATACGTAGGATAGAGAAGCTCTTGAATACCAGCATTGAGTTTCATGAACTTGACCTCCTGGACCGACCTGGCTTagaaaaacttttcaaaaaG CATTCTTTCAGCGCTGTGATGCACTTTGCGGGCCTGAAAGCTGTCGGGGAGTCGGTGGAGCAGCCGCTCCGCTACTACAGAGTCAACCTCACCGCCTCCATGAACCTGCTCGAG GTGATGCAGGCTCACAAGGTGCACAATGTGGTCTTcagcagctcagccacagtgTACGGAGACCCCCAGCACCTCCCTATTGATGAGCAGCACCCAGTAGGGGGCTGCACCAACCCCTACGGCAAGACCAAGTTCTTCATCGAGGAGATGATCAAGGATCACTGTACAGCTGAGAAG GACTGGAATGCAGTGCTCCTGCGTTATTTCAACCCAATTGGAGCTCATTCCTCTGGTCTGATTGGAGAGGACCCTCAGGGTATCCCTAACAACCTGCTGCCATATGTTGCCCAG GTTGCAGTTGGGAGAAGAAAGTGTCTCAGTGTGTTTGGAAATGACTACGACACACCTGATGGCACCG GTGTGCGGGATTACATCCATGTCGTCGATCTAGCAAAGGGACACATAGCAGCTCTGAAGAAGCTGAAGGACGACTGCGGATGCAAG gtTTACAACCTTGGAACAGGAAGAGGCTACTCTGTGCTCCAGATGGTGAAAGCCATGGAGAAGGCATCAGGGAAAGAG ATCGCATACAAGATCGCCCCTCGTAGAGGCGGAGACATCGCATCCTGCTACGCTGACCCTCAGCTAGCCGAGAAGGAACTCGGCTGGAAGGCTCAGTTCGACTTGGAAAAAATGT GTGAGGATCTGTGGCGCTGGCAGTCCATGAACCCCACCGGCTTCACCAACGGCACGGCCTCTTGA
- the gale gene encoding UDP-glucose 4-epimerase isoform X2: MAEKVLVTGGGGYIGSHCVLELIEAGYQPVVVDNFSNAVREGDVPESIRRIEKLLNTSIEFHELDLLDRPGLEKLFKKHSFSAVMHFAGLKAVGESVEQPLRYYRVNLTASMNLLEVMQAHKVHNVVFSSSATVYGDPQHLPIDEQHPVGGCTNPYGKTKFFIEEMIKDHCTAEKDWNAVLLRYFNPIGAHSSGLIGEDPQGIPNNLLPYVAQVAVGRRKCLSVFGNDYDTPDGTGVRDYIHVVDLAKGHIAALKKLKDDCGCKVYNLGTGRGYSVLQMVKAMEKASGKEIAYKIAPRRGGDIASCYADPQLAEKELGWKAQFDLEKMCEDLWRWQSMNPTGFTNGTAS, translated from the exons ATGGCAGAAAAGGTGCTGGTCACAGGTGGAGGGGGCTACATTGGGAGTCACTGTGTGCTGGAGCTTATTGAAGCAGGATACCAGCCAGTCGTAGTGGATAACTTCAGCAACGCTGTACGAG AAGGGGATGTACCAGAGAGCATACGTAGGATAGAGAAGCTCTTGAATACCAGCATTGAGTTTCATGAACTTGACCTCCTGGACCGACCTGGCTTagaaaaacttttcaaaaaG CATTCTTTCAGCGCTGTGATGCACTTTGCGGGCCTGAAAGCTGTCGGGGAGTCGGTGGAGCAGCCGCTCCGCTACTACAGAGTCAACCTCACCGCCTCCATGAACCTGCTCGAG GTGATGCAGGCTCACAAGGTGCACAATGTGGTCTTcagcagctcagccacagtgTACGGAGACCCCCAGCACCTCCCTATTGATGAGCAGCACCCAGTAGGGGGCTGCACCAACCCCTACGGCAAGACCAAGTTCTTCATCGAGGAGATGATCAAGGATCACTGTACAGCTGAGAAG GACTGGAATGCAGTGCTCCTGCGTTATTTCAACCCAATTGGAGCTCATTCCTCTGGTCTGATTGGAGAGGACCCTCAGGGTATCCCTAACAACCTGCTGCCATATGTTGCCCAG GTTGCAGTTGGGAGAAGAAAGTGTCTCAGTGTGTTTGGAAATGACTACGACACACCTGATGGCACCG GTGTGCGGGATTACATCCATGTCGTCGATCTAGCAAAGGGACACATAGCAGCTCTGAAGAAGCTGAAGGACGACTGCGGATGCAAG gtTTACAACCTTGGAACAGGAAGAGGCTACTCTGTGCTCCAGATGGTGAAAGCCATGGAGAAGGCATCAGGGAAAGAG ATCGCATACAAGATCGCCCCTCGTAGAGGCGGAGACATCGCATCCTGCTACGCTGACCCTCAGCTAGCCGAGAAGGAACTCGGCTGGAAGGCTCAGTTCGACTTGGAAAAAATGT GTGAGGATCTGTGGCGCTGGCAGTCCATGAACCCCACCGGCTTCACCAACGGCACGGCCTCTTGA